The following proteins are co-located in the Flavobacterium sp. CECT 9288 genome:
- a CDS encoding N-6 DNA methylase, giving the protein MGFSKKQHLQQNIDALRIAFKLEKEKQQATVGERLLMMQYSGFGGLKFVLNPIENEIDINNWRKTEHDLFPLTQELHQLLKENSEDEKQYRRYVDSMKSSVLTAFYTPPQVIDAISSTLSDSGLNIQKFLEPSAGIGSFIQSFSENQQPNVTAYEKDLLTGKILKQLYPQSNIRVSGFEEIPEKEQNTYDVIASNIPFGDTSIFDLSYSRSKDEAKIQASRSIHNYFFLKGTDMLRDGGLLAFVTSQGILNSPKNEPIRRGLMQNSNLVSVVRLPNNLFTEYAGTDVGSDLIILQKNTAKQSLTEVEELFCQSNTTEYNTPNNAFFQDSTRIVHTDRKLDTDPYGKPALIYTHKEGVTGITKDLKKMLSEDFENHLNLSLYKGEPNIQIPITTTVTAPIVEPITIKPTPVTIQENPNELKQLSIFDLFENVDEPVAVIAPPKKGTQTQRQTSKKRRANIVRQADLFSSAIQPPYIPPISNGNTNGNTSTVSKKEEVIGDLFSGLNGNGQAQKQTVVSTIPEPALYSKGLQSFHRSDCLVIDNGWVGHLQDVDKNGATAMFHPLQLPSLQKVRAEAYISVRDSYLDLYQKEAEKQNEHIVERETLNNLYDVFVKRYGNLNSAENIKLIKTDSAGKEIPYLERVVGGVVHKADIFSRPVTFSTTILATDNPDEALASSLNKYGKVDLYYMSEISSMPADALKEALHGRIFYNPLQKEYDIAERWIAGNIVEKSEEVKAYLESSPNDAEAKVSLTVLEEAKPRRIEFEELDFNLGERWIPTGIYARFASHLFDTEVNIHYSESSDDFSVKCNQKNVHIWDKYAVKSESRNFDGIALLKHALVNTTPDITKKIKVGDQEVKVRDMEAVQVANTKIDEIRTAFSDWLYAQSDEFKNRLTDQYNNTFNCFVRPNYDGSHQEFPGLDRKSLGIEDLYSSQKDTVWMIKLNNGAICDHEVGAGKTLVMCTASQEMKRLGLAHKPMIIGLKSNVHEIAEAYRSAYPHAKILYPGKEDFTPKKRLRIFGDIKNNDWDCVILTHDQFGMIPQSPEMQKEILEIELDSVERNLDALKSEGSEVTRGMLAGAIKRKENLEVKLKTLQHDIDNRKDDVVDFKMMGIDHLFVDESHQFKNLMFNTRHTRVAGLGNVDGSQKAMNMLFAIRTIQDKIQADMGATFLSGTTISNSLTELYLLFKYLRPRALEKQGINCFDAWSAIYARKTTDYEFSVANNIVAKERFRYFIKVPELAQFYSEITDYRTAKDIGIDRPEKNEILYNIPPTPDQTAFIQNLMDFAKSGNATLLGRAPLSQREEKAKMLIATDYARKMSLDMRMVGGRYDDHPDNKASHCATNIAKYYNKFNAQKGTQFIFSDLGTYKPGEWNVYSEIKRKLVENHGIPAHEVRFIQEAKNDNQRKGLIKDMNEGKIRVIFGSTSMLGTGVNAQKKAVAVHHLDTPWRPSDLTQRDGRAIRKGNEIAKYFANNKVDVIIYATEKSLDSYKFNLLYNKQLFIDQLKTNNLGKRTIDEGSMDEKSGMNFSEYVAILSGNTDLLDKAKIEKQVAGLESEKQAFNRSKVSSKYKLEDVTSTLESAQSRLERMSLDWNNLQQRIQKNSDDTIANPVLLDGLSLNADIKQIGAKLNQIADKSRTGGQYEEIGALYGFTLLVKTEISEKEGVDIRVNRFLVQGEGNIKYTYNNGIIASDAKLATMNFLNALEKIPGYIEQEQKKVTELKKDVPILQEIVKGTWTKENRLSELKTELASIDRKIQLSIAPEPKNEPAEQIEKRKETSIVSESIVRTKGIHLQRGIL; this is encoded by the coding sequence ATGGGCTTCAGTAAAAAGCAACATCTCCAACAAAACATTGATGCCCTGCGAATTGCTTTTAAACTGGAAAAGGAGAAACAACAAGCCACCGTAGGCGAAAGACTGCTAATGATGCAATACAGCGGATTTGGCGGTCTTAAATTCGTATTGAACCCCATAGAAAATGAAATAGACATCAATAATTGGCGAAAAACTGAACATGATTTATTTCCACTTACACAGGAGCTCCACCAACTATTAAAAGAAAATTCCGAAGACGAAAAGCAATACCGCAGGTATGTGGACAGTATGAAAAGTTCGGTGCTGACGGCTTTTTATACACCGCCACAGGTTATAGATGCAATTTCTTCAACATTGAGTGATAGCGGTTTGAACATTCAAAAATTCCTTGAACCTTCCGCAGGTATCGGCTCTTTCATACAATCCTTTTCCGAAAACCAGCAACCCAATGTAACTGCTTATGAAAAGGATTTGCTTACAGGAAAGATTTTAAAACAGCTTTATCCACAAAGCAATATCCGTGTAAGTGGTTTTGAGGAAATACCCGAAAAGGAACAAAACACTTATGATGTAATTGCAAGTAATATCCCTTTTGGCGATACTTCCATATTTGATCTTTCGTATTCCCGAAGTAAGGACGAAGCAAAAATACAGGCATCCCGAAGCATCCACAATTATTTTTTTTTAAAAGGAACGGATATGCTACGTGATGGTGGCTTGTTGGCATTTGTTACCTCGCAGGGTATTCTAAATAGCCCAAAAAACGAACCGATACGCAGGGGGTTGATGCAGAATAGTAATCTGGTTTCGGTTGTTAGATTGCCAAATAATCTGTTTACTGAATATGCAGGTACAGACGTTGGAAGCGACCTGATTATCCTGCAAAAAAATACGGCAAAACAAAGTTTGACCGAAGTGGAAGAACTGTTTTGCCAAAGTAATACAACAGAATATAATACACCAAACAATGCTTTTTTTCAGGATAGCACAAGAATTGTTCATACAGATAGAAAATTAGACACCGACCCTTATGGAAAACCAGCCTTAATTTATACGCATAAAGAAGGCGTTACCGGCATTACCAAAGACCTTAAAAAAATGCTTTCAGAAGATTTTGAAAATCATCTGAATTTGAGTTTATACAAAGGCGAGCCGAACATACAAATTCCAATTACAACAACTGTTACAGCTCCCATTGTAGAGCCTATAACGATTAAACCAACACCTGTAACCATTCAGGAAAATCCAAATGAATTAAAACAATTAAGCATTTTCGACTTGTTTGAAAATGTGGACGAACCAGTAGCGGTTATTGCTCCACCAAAAAAAGGTACTCAAACTCAAAGGCAAACTTCCAAGAAGCGAAGAGCCAATATTGTTCGCCAAGCAGACTTGTTCAGTTCGGCGATACAACCACCTTATATCCCTCCAATTTCAAATGGAAATACCAATGGAAATACTTCAACTGTCAGCAAAAAAGAGGAAGTTATCGGCGACCTGTTTTCGGGCTTAAACGGAAATGGTCAGGCTCAAAAGCAAACCGTTGTCAGTACCATTCCCGAACCTGCTCTATACAGCAAAGGATTACAATCATTTCATCGAAGTGATTGTCTTGTTATAGATAATGGTTGGGTTGGTCATTTGCAAGATGTTGATAAAAATGGAGCAACGGCAATGTTCCATCCCTTGCAATTACCATCATTGCAGAAAGTAAGAGCCGAAGCCTACATTTCAGTAAGAGATAGCTATCTCGATTTGTATCAAAAGGAAGCCGAAAAGCAAAACGAACATATAGTAGAAAGGGAAACGCTGAATAATTTGTATGATGTTTTTGTAAAAAGATATGGCAATCTGAACAGTGCCGAAAATATCAAATTGATTAAAACAGACAGTGCAGGGAAAGAAATTCCTTATCTGGAACGTGTAGTTGGTGGTGTGGTGCATAAGGCGGATATATTCAGTCGTCCCGTTACTTTTTCTACTACCATTTTAGCAACAGACAATCCCGATGAGGCTTTAGCATCATCACTGAACAAATACGGCAAGGTGGATTTGTATTATATGTCCGAAATCAGCAGTATGCCTGCCGATGCTTTGAAAGAAGCTCTACACGGGCGTATTTTCTATAATCCTTTACAAAAGGAATATGATATAGCCGAACGATGGATTGCTGGAAATATAGTAGAGAAATCTGAAGAGGTCAAAGCCTATCTTGAAAGTAGTCCCAATGATGCAGAAGCCAAAGTAAGTCTTACGGTTTTGGAAGAAGCCAAACCAAGACGCATTGAGTTTGAAGAACTGGATTTCAATCTCGGCGAACGCTGGATACCCACAGGGATTTATGCCCGTTTTGCTTCGCACTTGTTTGATACGGAAGTCAATATCCATTATTCCGAAAGTTCGGATGATTTTTCGGTAAAGTGCAACCAAAAGAATGTGCATATATGGGATAAATATGCCGTAAAATCAGAGAGTAGAAACTTTGATGGGATTGCTTTGCTCAAACACGCACTCGTAAATACCACACCAGACATTACCAAAAAAATCAAGGTTGGTGACCAAGAAGTCAAGGTCAGGGATATGGAAGCCGTACAGGTGGCGAATACCAAGATTGACGAAATCCGCACTGCCTTTTCTGATTGGCTTTACGCCCAAAGTGATGAATTTAAAAATAGGTTGACTGACCAGTATAACAACACATTCAACTGTTTTGTACGACCGAATTATGATGGAAGCCATCAGGAATTTCCGGGTTTGGATAGAAAATCATTAGGTATTGAAGACTTGTATTCGAGCCAGAAAGATACTGTTTGGATGATAAAGCTGAACAACGGTGCTATTTGCGACCACGAAGTTGGTGCTGGAAAAACATTGGTAATGTGTACGGCTTCACAAGAAATGAAGCGTTTAGGTTTGGCACACAAACCGATGATTATCGGGCTAAAAAGTAACGTTCACGAAATTGCAGAAGCTTACAGATCCGCCTATCCACACGCAAAAATTCTCTACCCTGGCAAAGAAGATTTTACGCCCAAAAAACGCTTGCGGATTTTCGGGGATATTAAAAACAACGATTGGGATTGTGTGATATTAACCCACGACCAGTTTGGCATGATACCGCAATCGCCCGAAATGCAAAAGGAAATTCTCGAAATTGAATTAGACAGTGTAGAGCGAAATCTCGATGCTCTAAAATCAGAAGGCAGTGAAGTTACACGAGGGATGCTTGCGGGTGCTATCAAACGGAAAGAAAATCTTGAGGTAAAACTGAAAACCCTGCAACACGATATTGATAACAGAAAGGATGATGTAGTGGACTTCAAAATGATGGGCATCGACCATTTGTTTGTGGACGAAAGCCATCAATTCAAAAATTTGATGTTCAACACACGCCACACAAGGGTTGCAGGATTGGGAAATGTAGATGGAAGCCAAAAAGCAATGAACATGCTTTTTGCAATTCGAACCATTCAAGACAAAATACAAGCGGATATGGGTGCGACTTTCCTTTCCGGAACAACAATCAGTAATTCACTTACAGAATTGTACCTTTTGTTCAAATACCTGAGACCAAGAGCGTTGGAAAAGCAAGGAATTAACTGCTTCGATGCGTGGTCTGCTATTTATGCAAGAAAAACTACGGATTATGAATTCTCGGTTGCCAACAATATTGTAGCAAAAGAACGTTTCCGATACTTTATTAAAGTGCCAGAATTGGCACAATTCTACTCTGAAATTACAGATTACAGAACGGCAAAAGATATTGGTATTGACCGCCCTGAAAAGAACGAAATACTGTATAACATTCCACCAACACCCGACCAGACAGCATTTATCCAAAATCTGATGGATTTTGCAAAATCGGGTAATGCGACTTTGCTGGGAAGAGCACCTTTATCGCAACGAGAAGAAAAAGCAAAAATGCTTATCGCTACCGACTATGCCCGAAAAATGTCTTTAGATATGCGAATGGTTGGCGGTAGATATGATGACCATCCCGACAATAAAGCATCCCATTGTGCGACAAACATTGCGAAATATTACAACAAATTCAATGCACAGAAAGGTACACAGTTTATCTTTTCCGACCTCGGCACCTACAAGCCTGGCGAATGGAATGTATATTCTGAAATAAAACGCAAACTTGTGGAAAATCACGGTATTCCGGCACACGAAGTCCGTTTTATACAGGAAGCCAAAAACGATAACCAGCGTAAAGGACTTATCAAGGATATGAATGAGGGTAAAATTCGTGTGATTTTTGGTTCTACAAGTATGCTTGGAACTGGTGTAAATGCACAGAAAAAAGCAGTTGCCGTTCATCATTTAGATACGCCTTGGCGACCAAGCGACCTTACCCAAAGGGATGGAAGAGCAATACGAAAGGGTAATGAAATTGCCAAGTATTTCGCAAACAATAAAGTGGATGTAATTATTTATGCTACAGAAAAATCGTTGGATAGCTATAAGTTCAATCTTTTGTACAACAAACAACTTTTTATAGACCAACTTAAAACTAATAACCTTGGCAAACGTACTATTGATGAAGGAAGTATGGACGAAAAATCGGGAATGAACTTTTCGGAATATGTAGCTATCCTTTCGGGAAATACCGACCTTTTGGATAAAGCGAAAATTGAAAAACAAGTTGCAGGACTGGAAAGCGAAAAGCAAGCTTTCAACCGTTCCAAAGTCAGTTCTAAATATAAACTGGAAGATGTTACTTCTACGTTGGAAAGTGCCCAATCTCGTTTGGAACGGATGAGTCTCGATTGGAATAATCTGCAACAACGCATACAGAAAAATTCGGACGATACAATTGCAAACCCTGTTTTATTGGATGGTTTATCGCTCAATGCGGATATAAAACAGATTGGTGCAAAACTCAATCAGATTGCAGACAAATCCCGTACAGGAGGTCAGTATGAAGAAATAGGTGCTTTATATGGATTTACGTTGTTGGTTAAAACCGAAATATCCGAAAAAGAAGGCGTGGACATAAGAGTAAATCGCTTTTTGGTGCAGGGCGAAGGCAATATCAAATACACTTATAACAATGGAATCATTGCCAGCGATGCAAAATTGGCAACAATGAACTTTCTCAATGCATTGGAAAAAATCCCTGGCTATATCGAGCAAGAACAAAAGAAAGTTACGGAACTGAAAAAAGATGTACCTATACTTCAGGAAATAGTTAAAGGTACGTGGACAAAGGAAAATAGATTAAGCGAATTGAAAACAGAATTGGCTTCTATTGATAGAAAAATACAGTTATCTATTGCTCCAGAACCTAAAAATGAACCTGCGGAACAAATTGAAAAAAGGAAAGAAACTTCAATAGTTTCGGAGAGTATTGTACGGACAAAAGGCATTCATTTACAACGAGGTATATTGTAA
- a CDS encoding RteC domain-containing protein: MNKFYTEILLKLETTINQLEIEADSSIQGIETIIHLIVECLSEVKEHILKSGFQNIDEEIHFFKHKKPIIVSKLIYYNAIYKIEAKKPYGAKPIRKYLNKELKKLKGFFDNNIDFYKYYRSNNSFLDERFFVRGKHDIKLWLDTIYFETDQSFSTSHDYKVAKIIANDLIQVYIENQLNTKNYNKISHESPLNWTGNKTALTELIYALYSLGVFENGNVDIKLISKTFERTFNIDLGDFYHTFMELKSRKINRTKFLDSLRDALIKKMDEQDEI; this comes from the coding sequence ATGAATAAATTTTATACCGAAATCCTTTTAAAATTGGAAACAACAATCAATCAGCTGGAGATTGAAGCTGATTCTTCGATACAGGGGATAGAAACCATTATACATCTTATCGTTGAATGCTTATCTGAAGTAAAGGAACATATTTTAAAAAGTGGATTTCAAAATATTGACGAAGAAATCCACTTTTTCAAACATAAGAAGCCTATTATTGTTTCAAAACTTATTTACTACAATGCCATATATAAAATTGAGGCGAAAAAGCCTTATGGAGCAAAACCAATCAGAAAATATCTTAACAAAGAACTAAAAAAACTCAAAGGGTTCTTTGACAATAACATTGATTTTTATAAATATTACCGCAGTAATAACTCCTTTCTTGACGAAAGATTTTTTGTTCGTGGCAAACACGATATAAAACTATGGTTGGACACAATTTATTTTGAAACGGACCAAAGCTTCTCTACATCTCACGATTATAAAGTAGCTAAAATCATCGCTAATGATTTGATACAAGTTTACATTGAAAACCAATTGAATACTAAAAACTATAATAAGATTTCTCATGAATCTCCTTTAAACTGGACTGGTAACAAAACAGCATTAACCGAATTGATTTACGCATTATATTCATTAGGCGTATTTGAAAACGGAAATGTTGACATAAAGCTTATCTCCAAAACTTTTGAAAGAACCTTTAATATTGACTTAGGTGATTTCTATCATACGTTCATGGAACTTAAATCCCGGAAGATAAACCGAACAAAGTTCCTTGACAGCCTCCGAGATGCATTGATTAAAAAAATGGATGAACAGGACGAAATATAA
- a CDS encoding heavy metal translocating P-type ATPase — protein sequence MEHKHKYDAQGKQLCCTPQEEKIYTDANAVKLLEKHHDDDGHNHEHTDDDGHNHGSTDKSTFQMFLPAIISFALLIIAIALDNWFPQSWFTGLVRIVWYVVAYAPVGLPVIKEAFESIRKGDVFSEFLLMSIATIGAFAIGEYPEGVAVMLFYAVGEVFQTLAVTRAKANIKSLLDQRPDEVTVLENNQAKTVKAETVNIGDIIQLKPGEKLGLDGELLSETSSFNTAALTGESKPDTKNKGETVLAGMINLNTVAQVKVTTAYTDSKLSKILELVQNATAQKAPTELFIRKFAKIYTPIVVLLAVLITIVPYFFVSDYVFSQWLYRALVFLVISCPCALVISIPLGYFGGIGAASKNGILFKGSNFLDVIASIQNVVMDKTGTMTEGVFKVQEVVIKSEFNKDEILKIVSALESQSTHPVATAIQQYVGEIDNSIKLENTEEIAGHGLKATVNGKELLAGNFKLMDKFDIDYDLDPSTIVYTLIAIAYDGKFAGYITIADSIKEDAQLTIDKLHALGVKTTMLSGDKSTVVKFVADKLRIKNYFGDLLPEDKVNKVKEIKAKNETVAFVGDGVNDAPVVALSDVGIAMGGLGSDATIETADVVIQDDNPSKIPMAINIGKQTKKIVWQNIALSFGVKGIVLVLGAGGLATMWEAVFADVGVALLAILNAVRIQRMKF from the coding sequence ATGGAACACAAACATAAATATGATGCACAAGGCAAACAACTTTGCTGCACACCCCAGGAAGAAAAAATATATACCGATGCCAATGCTGTAAAGCTATTGGAAAAACATCACGATGATGATGGGCACAACCACGAACATACCGACGATGATGGTCACAACCACGGAAGTACTGATAAATCTACCTTTCAAATGTTTTTACCCGCCATCATCAGTTTCGCATTATTAATAATCGCTATTGCTTTAGATAATTGGTTTCCTCAATCTTGGTTCACAGGTTTGGTAAGAATTGTTTGGTATGTGGTTGCGTATGCACCTGTTGGACTACCGGTAATCAAAGAAGCCTTCGAAAGCATCCGAAAAGGTGATGTATTTTCAGAGTTTTTATTGATGAGCATTGCCACCATTGGAGCTTTTGCCATTGGCGAATATCCCGAAGGTGTTGCTGTAATGTTGTTTTATGCCGTTGGCGAAGTATTTCAGACATTGGCAGTAACAAGAGCTAAGGCAAATATTAAATCCTTGCTAGACCAAAGACCTGATGAAGTAACTGTTTTAGAAAATAATCAGGCAAAAACGGTAAAAGCAGAAACTGTAAACATTGGCGATATTATCCAGTTAAAACCCGGAGAAAAATTAGGCTTGGATGGAGAATTATTATCCGAAACTTCTTCATTTAACACCGCTGCACTTACCGGAGAAAGCAAGCCCGACACCAAAAATAAAGGCGAAACCGTATTGGCAGGAATGATTAACTTAAATACTGTTGCCCAGGTAAAAGTTACTACGGCTTATACAGATAGCAAGCTTTCTAAAATTCTAGAATTGGTACAAAATGCCACAGCACAAAAAGCACCAACAGAATTATTCATCCGCAAATTTGCTAAAATCTACACACCGATTGTCGTGTTGTTGGCTGTGCTAATTACAATAGTTCCATATTTTTTTGTGAGCGATTATGTATTTAGTCAATGGTTGTACAGAGCATTGGTATTTTTGGTTATTTCTTGTCCCTGTGCTTTGGTCATCAGTATTCCCTTAGGTTATTTTGGAGGAATTGGTGCCGCTTCAAAAAATGGAATTTTGTTTAAAGGAAGCAACTTTTTAGATGTAATTGCCAGTATTCAAAATGTAGTAATGGACAAAACCGGTACAATGACCGAAGGTGTTTTTAAAGTACAGGAAGTTGTAATAAAATCTGAATTTAATAAAGATGAAATTCTTAAAATAGTCAGTGCTTTAGAAAGTCAAAGCACACATCCTGTTGCTACTGCTATTCAACAATATGTGGGCGAAATTGATAATTCCATAAAATTAGAAAATACAGAAGAAATTGCTGGTCATGGCTTAAAAGCTACTGTAAACGGAAAGGAATTATTGGCAGGAAATTTTAAGTTGATGGATAAGTTTGATATTGATTATGATTTAGATCCATCCACAATTGTTTACACTTTAATTGCCATTGCTTACGATGGAAAATTTGCAGGCTATATTACCATAGCTGACAGTATAAAAGAAGATGCACAACTAACCATTGACAAACTACATGCATTAGGCGTAAAAACTACAATGTTAAGCGGGGATAAAAGCACAGTAGTAAAATTTGTTGCCGATAAATTAAGGATTAAAAATTACTTTGGCGACTTATTGCCCGAAGACAAGGTTAATAAAGTAAAAGAGATAAAAGCTAAAAATGAAACAGTAGCATTTGTTGGAGATGGCGTAAATGACGCACCTGTGGTAGCATTAAGTGATGTAGGTATAGCAATGGGTGGTTTGGGTAGCGATGCCACAATTGAAACAGCTGATGTGGTTATACAAGATGACAATCCCAGTAAAATACCAATGGCAATAAATATAGGCAAGCAGACTAAAAAAATTGTTTGGCAAAATATTGCATTGTCATTCGGTGTAAAAGGAATTGTTTTAGTTCTTGGAGCAGGTGGTTTAGCCACAATGTGGGAAGCCGTTTTTGCTGATGTGGGAGTTGCATTATTGGCAATTTTAAACGCTGTACGCATACAACGGATGAAATTTTAA
- a CDS encoding isoprenylcysteine carboxylmethyltransferase family protein, protein MIWLKFYLPLYLVLYIAVAFVLPSYRTYKQTSINPITFGKTDNAHDYIGFVMKVLIALLFMTVFIYALGDRAYQYLVPISYLMKEVFLIIGLTLIHLSLLWISVAQYQMSNSWRIGIDENNKTELVTKGLFSYSRNPIFLGMIISVTGIFFILPNAVTFFLMLSTYFVIQIQIRLEEEFLEKQHGEEYLSYKKTTKRLL, encoded by the coding sequence ATGATTTGGCTAAAATTTTATTTGCCTTTGTATTTGGTGTTGTATATAGCGGTGGCTTTTGTGCTACCGTCATACCGCACCTATAAGCAAACTAGTATCAATCCGATAACATTTGGCAAAACAGACAATGCCCACGATTACATCGGTTTTGTGATGAAAGTATTGATAGCATTACTTTTTATGACAGTATTTATTTATGCATTGGGTGATAGAGCATATCAATATTTAGTGCCAATTTCTTATTTAATGAAAGAGGTATTTTTGATAATAGGGTTAACTCTAATACACCTTTCACTACTCTGGATTTCGGTAGCCCAATATCAAATGAGTAATAGTTGGCGTATCGGTATAGATGAAAATAATAAAACAGAACTGGTAACCAAAGGCTTGTTTTCTTATAGCAGAAACCCGATTTTTTTAGGAATGATAATCAGCGTTACAGGTATATTTTTCATACTGCCAAATGCTGTTACATTTTTCCTGATGCTATCCACTTACTTCGTTATCCAAATTCAGATAAGATTGGAAGAAGAATTTTTAGAAAAACAACACGGAGAAGAATATTTATCTTACAAAAAGACTACTAAAAGATTACTATAA
- a CDS encoding YnfA family protein, producing MTPIIKTIVFFVLAGLCEIGGGYLVWIWLKEGKPIWYGILGAIILALYGYVMTLQSATFGKAYVVYGGIFIVMALLWAWKVDNFKPDKFDIIGAIIISIGIAIMLFMPRKF from the coding sequence ATGACACCAATTATTAAAACTATTGTATTTTTTGTATTGGCTGGTCTTTGCGAAATTGGCGGAGGCTACCTTGTTTGGATTTGGCTCAAAGAGGGGAAGCCAATCTGGTATGGCATTTTAGGAGCAATAATTCTTGCTCTCTACGGATACGTGATGACTTTGCAATCTGCTACTTTTGGAAAAGCCTACGTTGTATATGGGGGTATTTTTATTGTGATGGCATTATTATGGGCGTGGAAAGTTGACAATTTTAAACCAGATAAGTTTGATATAATAGGTGCAATAATTATATCTATAGGCATAGCGATAATGCTATTTATGCCAAGGAAATTTTAA